One region of Suncus etruscus isolate mSunEtr1 chromosome 5, mSunEtr1.pri.cur, whole genome shotgun sequence genomic DNA includes:
- the LOC126009650 gene encoding olfactory receptor 5C1, translating to MAPDNFTWAKVAPAEFILLGITDRWDLRVTLFLIFLPVYLVSLLGNVGMVLLICVDARLHTPMYFFLANLSMLDACYSSAIGPKMLVDLLLPRATIPYIACALQMFVFAGLADAECCLLAAMAYDRYVAIGNPLLYTTAMSPRLCLALLGASGLGGAVSAFVHTTFTFRLSFCGSVEVNSFFCDIPPLLAISCNDTSLNELLLFAVCGFIQTATVLAIVVSYAFIAGAVIRMRSAEGRRRAASTCGSHLTAVAMLYGTLIFMYLRPSSSYALDTDKMASVFYTLVIPALNPLIYSLRNKEVKEAFKRTWSRFCCPGLGHQ from the coding sequence ATGGCCCCAGACAACTTCACCTGGGCCAAGGTGGCCCCCGCCGAGTTCATTCTCCTGGGCATCACAGATCGGTGGGACCTGCGTGTCACCCTCTTCTTGATCTTCCTACCCGTCTACCTGGTGAGCCTGCTGGGCAATGTGGGCATGGTACTGCTCATCTGTGTGGATGCCCGGCTCCACactcccatgtacttcttcctggcCAATCTCTCCATGCTGGACGCCTGTTATTCCTCGGCCATTGGCCCCAAGATGCTGGTGGATCTCCTGCTGCCCCGTGCCACCATCCCTTACATAGCCTGTGCCCTCCAGATGTTTGTGTTTGCAGGCCTAGCAGATGCTGAGTGCTGTTTGCTGGCGGccatggcctatgaccgctaCGTGGCCATTGGAAACCCTCTTCTGTATACCACGGCCATGTCACCCCGACTCTGCCTGGCCTTGCTGGGAGCTTCAGGCCTGGGTGGGGCAGTGAGTGCCTTTGTTCACACGACCTTCACCTTCCGCCTGAGCTTCTGTGGCTCTGTGGAGGTCAACAGCTTCTTCTGTGACATCCCACCCCTGTTAGCCATCTCATGCAACGACACCAGCCTTAATGAGCTGCTCCTCTTTGCCGTGTGTGGCTTCATCCAGACAGCCACCGTGCTGGCTATTGTCGTGTCTTATGCTTTCATTGCTGGGGCTGTGATTCGCATGCGTTCAGCCGAGGGTCGGAGGCGGGCAGCATCCACTTGTGGTTCTCACCTGACAGCTGTGGCCATGCTCTATGGGACACTCATTTTCATGTACCTGCGGCCCAGCTCCAGCTATGCCCTGGACACAGACAAGATGGCCTCTGTCTTCTACACCCTGGTCATTCCAGCTCTCAACCCACTCATCTACAGCCTCCGTAACAAGGAGGTCAAGGAGGCCTTCAAAAGGACCTGGAGCCGATTCTGCTGTCCAGGGCTGGGGCACCAATGA